A genomic stretch from Neomonachus schauinslandi chromosome 16, ASM220157v2, whole genome shotgun sequence includes:
- the PDCD2L gene encoding programmed cell death protein 2-like isoform X2, with product MAAFRKPVLLGLRDTAVRGRPTGPGAWTASKLGGLPDALPAVAAPRPVCERCRQPLALVVQVYCPLEGSPFHRLLHVFACPFPRCGRGGTRSWKVFRSQCLQMREREAQDAQENGLAAEDWCEGAGDWGSDSEEAPPPELTLDFGNDSSSARDIDCTAQLQDLHLQDAVPGAASPVSPGEEMALPSEVPQFLPYYICVVDEEDYRDFVSLEHAHSLLREYQQKEGMDMEQLLSQSLPRDGDEKYEKTTIKSGDKIFYKFMKRIAACQEQILRYSWSGEPLFLTCPTSEVTELPACSHCGVQRTFEFQLMPALVSMLRSTNLGLSVEFGTILIYTCKKSCWPQNHQTPMEELCILQEDPDESLFK from the exons ATGGCGGCTTTTCGGAAACCAGTGCTGCTCGGACTTCGAGACACTGCAGTGCGCGGCCGCCCCACGGGGCCGGGCGCCTGGACTGCTAGCAAGCTGGGCGGCCTTCCG GACGCCCTGCCGGCGGTAGCAGCGCCGAGGCCAGTGTGTGAACGTTGCAGGCAGCCTCTTGCCCTGGTCGTGCAGGTGTACTGTCCGCTGGAAGGCTCCCCGTTTCACCGGCTACTGCACGTGTTCGCTTGCCCCTTTCCCAGGTGCGGCCGCGGCGGGACGCGCAG CTGGAAGGTGTTTCGTTCCCAGTGCCTGCAGATGCGAGAGAGGGAGGCGCAGGACGCTCAG GAAAATGGCCTTGCAGCAGAGGATTGGTGCGAGGGTGCAGGTGACTGGGGAAGTGACAGTGAGGAGGCGCCGCCACCAGAGCTTACCTTGGATTTTGGAAATGATTCCAGTAGTGCCCGAGACATAGACTGTACTGCCCAGCTCCAAGATCTCCACCTGCAGGATGCTGTCCCGGGCGCTGCTTCTCCTGTTTCTCCTGGGGAGGAGATGGCCTTGCCTTCTGAGGTGCCACAGTTCCTGCCATATTACATCTGTGTTGTGGATGAGGAGGATTACAGGGACTTCGTCAGCCTAGAGCACGCTCATAGCCTTCTGAGGGAGTATCAACAGAAAGAAGGAATGGATATGGAACAGTTGCTTTCCCAAA gtcttcctagGGATGGTGATGAAAAATATGAGAAGACCACAATTAAAAGTGGAGATAAGATATTTTACAAATTCATGAAGAGAATTGCTGCTTGTCAGGAGCAGATTTTGAG GTATTCCTGGAGTGGAGAACCACTTTTTTTGACCTGCCCTACATCAGAAGTCACTGAGCTCCCAgcctgcagccactgtggagtcCAAAGGACATTTGAGTTTCAGCTTATGCCAGCACTGGTCAGCATGCTCAGAAGCACTAATTTAG GTCTTTCTGTAGAATTTGGAACAATTCTAATTTACACATGTAAGAAGAGTTGCTGGCCTCAAAATCATCAGACTCCCATGGAAGAACTTTGTATCCTACAAGAAGACCCAGATGAATCATTATTTAAGTAG
- the PDCD2L gene encoding programmed cell death protein 2-like isoform X1 translates to MAAFRKPVLLGLRDTAVRGRPTGPGAWTASKLGGLPDALPAVAAPRPVCERCRQPLALVVQVYCPLEGSPFHRLLHVFACPFPRCGRGGTRSWKVFRSQCLQMREREAQDAQKQENGLAAEDWCEGAGDWGSDSEEAPPPELTLDFGNDSSSARDIDCTAQLQDLHLQDAVPGAASPVSPGEEMALPSEVPQFLPYYICVVDEEDYRDFVSLEHAHSLLREYQQKEGMDMEQLLSQSLPRDGDEKYEKTTIKSGDKIFYKFMKRIAACQEQILRYSWSGEPLFLTCPTSEVTELPACSHCGVQRTFEFQLMPALVSMLRSTNLGLSVEFGTILIYTCKKSCWPQNHQTPMEELCILQEDPDESLFK, encoded by the exons ATGGCGGCTTTTCGGAAACCAGTGCTGCTCGGACTTCGAGACACTGCAGTGCGCGGCCGCCCCACGGGGCCGGGCGCCTGGACTGCTAGCAAGCTGGGCGGCCTTCCG GACGCCCTGCCGGCGGTAGCAGCGCCGAGGCCAGTGTGTGAACGTTGCAGGCAGCCTCTTGCCCTGGTCGTGCAGGTGTACTGTCCGCTGGAAGGCTCCCCGTTTCACCGGCTACTGCACGTGTTCGCTTGCCCCTTTCCCAGGTGCGGCCGCGGCGGGACGCGCAG CTGGAAGGTGTTTCGTTCCCAGTGCCTGCAGATGCGAGAGAGGGAGGCGCAGGACGCTCAG AAACAGGAAAATGGCCTTGCAGCAGAGGATTGGTGCGAGGGTGCAGGTGACTGGGGAAGTGACAGTGAGGAGGCGCCGCCACCAGAGCTTACCTTGGATTTTGGAAATGATTCCAGTAGTGCCCGAGACATAGACTGTACTGCCCAGCTCCAAGATCTCCACCTGCAGGATGCTGTCCCGGGCGCTGCTTCTCCTGTTTCTCCTGGGGAGGAGATGGCCTTGCCTTCTGAGGTGCCACAGTTCCTGCCATATTACATCTGTGTTGTGGATGAGGAGGATTACAGGGACTTCGTCAGCCTAGAGCACGCTCATAGCCTTCTGAGGGAGTATCAACAGAAAGAAGGAATGGATATGGAACAGTTGCTTTCCCAAA gtcttcctagGGATGGTGATGAAAAATATGAGAAGACCACAATTAAAAGTGGAGATAAGATATTTTACAAATTCATGAAGAGAATTGCTGCTTGTCAGGAGCAGATTTTGAG GTATTCCTGGAGTGGAGAACCACTTTTTTTGACCTGCCCTACATCAGAAGTCACTGAGCTCCCAgcctgcagccactgtggagtcCAAAGGACATTTGAGTTTCAGCTTATGCCAGCACTGGTCAGCATGCTCAGAAGCACTAATTTAG GTCTTTCTGTAGAATTTGGAACAATTCTAATTTACACATGTAAGAAGAGTTGCTGGCCTCAAAATCATCAGACTCCCATGGAAGAACTTTGTATCCTACAAGAAGACCCAGATGAATCATTATTTAAGTAG